A part of Pectinatus sottacetonis genomic DNA contains:
- a CDS encoding YhdT family protein yields the protein MKKLSYKEKFTQVNREARITCIITAVIIAFWWLTAFGVSKETMFFNMPLWFIGSCIGTYILAIILVTFAVKKFFLNFNLDDEDTSNKEVNKKNA from the coding sequence ATGAAAAAACTTTCTTATAAGGAAAAATTCACTCAAGTTAATCGCGAAGCCCGTATAACATGTATAATAACTGCTGTCATCATAGCTTTTTGGTGGCTTACGGCTTTTGGTGTAAGTAAAGAAACAATGTTTTTTAATATGCCTTTATGGTTTATAGGTTCATGCATAGGTACTTATATTTTAGCAATAATTCTCGTTACCTTCGCCGTAAAAAAATTTTTTCTCAATTTCAACCTTGATGATGAAGATACCTCAAATAAAGAGGTGAATAAAAAAAATGCGTAG